DNA from Paraburkholderia sp. ZP32-5:
TAAGAGCGGTATCGAACCGGCAAACCGCTTCACTCGCGAGCCCGTCACGGCAAATTCGCGCGCCCTCCTTCTTCCTCGCTTGACCATGACCCAACCGATTCCCAATGTGCTGACGATCGCTGGTTCGGATTCCGGCGGCGGCGCCGGCATTCAGGCCGATCTGAAGGCTTTTTCCGCGCTCAGCGCGTATGGCGCGAGCGTGATTACCGCGCTGACCGCGCAGAACACGCGCGGCGTCACGGCCATTCACGCGCCGGATGCGGGCTTCATCACCGCACAGCTCGATGCGGTGTTCGACGATATCCGCATCGATGCAGTGAAGATCGGCATGCTGGCCAATGCGCCGATCGCGCGCGCGGTCGCCGATGCGCTGCGCCGTCATAAGCCGAAGCACATCGTGCTCGACACGGTGATGATCTCGAAGAGCAATCACGCGCTGCTGCTGCCCGATGCGGTTGCGGCGGTGCGCGACGAACTGCTGCCGCTCGCCGATCTGCTGACGCCGAATCTGCCGGAAGCGGCGGCGCTGCTCGGCACGCAGTGCGCCGCCGACGAAGCCGGCATGGTTGAACAAGGCGAGGCGCTGCGCGCGCTAGGCGCCCGCGCGGTGCTGATGAAAGGCGGCCATCTGAGCGCGGCCGACAGCCCCGACTGGCTGGTGCAGGACAGCGGCACGCTGCGTCTGGGCGGTCCGCGCGTGCCGGTGAAGAATACGCACGGCACGGGCTGCACGCTGTCGTCGGCGATCGCGGCGCTGATTCCGCAGCGTGCCGATCTGGCGAGCGCGGTCGCGGATGCGAAGGTCTATCTGACCGGCGCGCTGCAGGCAAGCGAGCGGCTCGACGTCGGCAGCGGGGTTGGACCCGTGCATCATTTTCATCGCTGGTGGTGACGGCGAGAGCGCCGCTTCCGTTCTGCTTTACTGCTGAGACCGCGGCCGACAGCGCCGACGCTCCAGCGCCGCGCTTTATTGCCGCGCGTAGCGCCGTGCCTGCTCAGGCCACTCGTCGGGCACGATAAAGCCGCGCGAGCGCTCGATCAGATTACCGGCGTGGTCTTCGACGAACGCGGCAACCATCACCGGGCCGGGCTGGTTCGACGTCGATGCGGCGAGCGTGAGTGCATCGACGTACGACGCATCCGCCGCGCCGGGCTGTTCGCGTTGCATCGTCAGTCGCGGCGCAAGCCATTCGAGCCGCGGCAACGCGCGCCACATCCGCGCATGCGCAAGCGCAAAAGCTGGCCAGTCGCCGCGCGTCACCCACCAGCCGCGACCATGCGCCGGATCGAGTTCGGGCGCATCCGCCGGCGTCTCGCCATGCCGATAGAACAGCCAGCCTTTGACGAACATTTGCGGCGTCCACGCGCCCGCATAGCCGGTCGATGCAAACTCGTCGCGCGCGCTCAACGGCAACTGATGATTGAGCAGATGCGCGAGCTTGAGATCGAAACGGTCTTTCAGATTGGGGCCGACGTAATCGGCGAGACGTGCTGGCGTCGAATCATCCGCGTTGCTCGTGTTGCTTGTGCTGCACACATTGCCCGCGTGCAGATAGCACTTCACCGCAAGCTCCCAATGCAGCCGCGCGCCCTCGTGGCTCTCCACCAGAAAATCGCATTCGCCGAGCGTGACGCCCGCATGCCGTAGCGCGACACCGGCCGCGACCAGCCGGGCCGCCGGACCGTGCTGCAGGAACCAGCCGAGCAGCCGTTCAGCGTAGCGGCCAAGACGAGTGATACGAGTCGCCGCGAGATCGCGGTGCAGCGGGTCGGGATTGGTATCGAGCGCGTAGAGCCAGTCGATCGTGGCCTGCCATTCCTGTGCTGTTTCGAACGGATTCGCCAGCACACCCAGCGGAGGTTGCGGACGCAATAGATCGGGACTCAGCAGCAGCCACGCGAGATCGCGGACGGCGGCATCGCGCAATGGTTCGCGCGGGAGATTGAACGGCGTACTGAATTGAATGCTGGAAGGCAGGTCTGACGACGCGGCGATCCGCGTCTCGCCGCGCGCCCCGAGCAATGCAGTGAAAAGCGCGGCGCGGCTGGCAGGCTCGATGGCATCGCCCGCCGCTCCGTCATTCGACGTGATCACTCCGCTTCGCTCGACGGCGCGCCGCCGCCCTTGAGCCACGTATCGCGCGCGAGGCACAGATCCGCCCAGGCCTTCGCCTTGTCCGGCAGACTGCGCAGCAGATACGCGGGGTGATACGTGACGATCACCGGCACGCCCTCGTACGTATGCACGCGACCGCGCAGCGACGAAATGCTCGCCTCGGTCTTCAACAGACTTTGCGCGGCGAATCGCCCGAGCGCGACGATCAGCTTCGGCTTCACGAGCGACACCTGACGTTGCAGATACGGCTCGCAGCGCGCGACTTCATCCGGCTGCGGATTGCGGTTACCGGGCGGACGGCACTTGATCACGTTCGCGATATAGACATTCGTGCCGCGTGCAAGCGCGAGCGAATGCAGCATGTTGTCGAGCAGCTTGCCGGCCTGACCGACGAACGGCTCGCCCTGGCGGTCCTCGTTCTCGCCAGGTGCCTCGCCGATCAGCATCCAGTCGGCGTCGCGATCGCCGACGCCGAATACCGTGTTCGTGCGCTTCTCGCACAGCCGGCACGCCTGACACGCGGCGACGCGCTCGCCGAGCGCGTCCCAGTCGAGCGTGTGGATGGCGGGCAGCATCGGTGCGTCGTGGCGTGCTTCGGCGGAGGTGAATGCGGATGCCGGTGCGCTCGCGGACGGGTCGTCGAACCACGCGAAGTCGTCATCGGGCGGGATATCGAGGTTCGACGGTTCGGGGGACGGCTGGGGCTGTTGCGACGAGGGTTGCCGCGGCGCGTCGTCTTCGTATCGCGAGTGGGACGGTGCCGGTTCGCGTTGCGTCGGCGGCTCGCGTGTGTCGGCGGGTGAGCGCATCGATTCGCGCATCGATTCACGCACGGGTGGGGTCGCGGTCTCCGCACGCTGGATGTGCGCAACGGCTTCCGCCGCTTCGGCAGGCGCATCGTGCGCACCATGCGCAATGTCGCTAGCCGGCGCCGCCTCGGCATGGTCCGCAGTCTGCGCATCCCCCGCTACCTCGCGCGCCGCGATCCCGCGACGCACCCACAGCGGCGAGAGTCCGAATTCTTCCAGCACCGATTCATGCAGCGCCATCTGCGCCCTCCATGGCAAACGAATAACGCATCACGATCGCGTCCTCCCGGCTGCGATGTCGCGCCGGATAATAATTTTTGCGCCGGCCGATCGATGCGAAGCCGAAGCGCTCGTATAGCCGGATCGCCCGATGATTCGACGGCCGCACTTCGAGCAGCAGCCCTTCGAGCTTTTCGGCGCGCGTGATGCGCACCGCCTCGCGCAGCAACGCGAGACCGGCGCCCGCGCCTTGCGCCTGCGGCGTCACGCACAGATTGAGCAGATGCATTTCGTCGACTACCGGCATCAGCACGCAATAGCCGATCAGCGCGCCTGTCACGTGCCGCAGACAGACGCCGAAATAGCCGTTGCGCAGCGAGTCGCCGAAATTGCCGCGGCTCCACGGAAACTCATACGCGAGCTTCTCGATGGCGGCGACTTCGTCCAGGTCGCTTTCGGTCATCGGCGACATGTAGCGGTCCGTGAGTAGCACGCCGCTCATGGACTCGCCTTATCGCCGGACGTGTGCCCGCGCGCGCCATCGCGCGCACTGCTCGCCGCCTGCTCCGCCCTCGCCGCTTTTTCGGCAATGCGCTCGGCCGTGGTCTGCGCGACCTTGTCGCGCACGTAGTCGGGCGCGGCCTGGTCGGCGCGCACCGTGCGTCCGGCATGAAACGCGCGCAGTGCAGCGTAAGCGAGCGGCACCGCATGCGGCAGCGCGTCGCCATCAATGCGCCGCGCGGCGGCCGCCGCCGGCAGTCGCTCGCCGAACGCGGCTGCCGCATTGCCGGCGAGCGTGAACGGTACGTCGGGCAACGCGAGCCGATCTGGCGCATCGAGCGACGCGGTTTGCACGGTGCGCCATTCGTGTTGCGCGTCGTCCCACGCGTAATCGGCCCAATAGATTTCGTCCATGCGCGCGTCGAGCGCGGCGAGCACACGGGTTGCCGACGGATCGCGCAGACGGGCGCTCTCGGCACACGCGAGCAGCGTACCCACCGGCACGACCGGCAGATTGAGGCCGAACGCGAGGCCCTGCGCGACGCCGGTCGCGGTGCGCAGACCCGTGAACGAGCCAGGACCGGAGCCGAACGCGATCGCATCGCAGTCCGCGAGCGCGAGACCGGCTTCGTCGAACAGCTCGCGAATCGCGGGCAGCAGGCGCGTGCTGGAAACCGCGCCGGTCTGTTCGTGGCGCAGCCAGATGCGGGGTTCGGCGGTGGGCTGACCGATCGCATCGACGCTCGCTGACAGCAGCGCCGCCGAACAGAATTCGGTCGAGGTATCGAGGGCAAGGAGCACTGTTTGAGTCATGGACCGTATTGTAATCGGCACCGTGCGCGCGGATGGTGGTTTGCGGCCAGCTTGCGCGGAAGCTGGAGCGCACGTCTGCAAGGGCCCGCCGTTTGGAATAAGCCCTCGGCTCCGTAGCGGCGCTGCGTTGCTATGATTCCCGGCCGACCTCATCGCTCGCTCAACGAGACAAACGACCATGACCGACATCAACACCCAGTTCGCACAAGCCCAGCAAGACGTCCAGCAATTGCCGGAGCGTCCGGGCAATCTCACCCTGCTGCGCCTCTACGCGCTCTTCAAGCAAGGCAGCGAAGGCGACGTGCAGGGCGACAAACCGGGCTTTACCGACATCGTCGGCAAATACAAGTACGACGCGTGGGCCGCGCTCAAAGGCACCGCACCGGACGCTGCGAAGCAGCAATATGTGGAGCTCGTCGAATCGCTGAAGAGCGGTACCGCGGCCTGAATCGATCGCGCTTCGCGCGCTCGCCGCGAAGCGCGTGAGAGGCCAACGCCGTCGCTGTCCCCGGCGCTGGCCAGACGCAACGTTGCGCCGCTCGTCCGACGCCGCAAAAGCCGCTGCCCTACCTCATTGCAGCGATCTTTTCTCCAGGGCACGCTATGAACAGTGGCGCAGTGCAGCAAACTTCTATATAATGCCGCCTGCGCTTCACTGTGTGGCTCCGCTTTCGAGTAGTCCGCGCAAAGCAGCGTCCCATAGCGTTTGCTCCAATCCAGTTTAGAACCTGTCCCCTTCTGCCTAGCCCTCTACGGGCTCAAGTCCCAGGCTGGCGGCACGCCATAGTGGCATGTCGCATTCGATACAGCTTCTAACAAAAAGCTCGCCTTCATTGTCGCGAGTTGCCCCCGTTTTTTGATTTGCTCGCTGCTTCTTTGCTCGCTGAATCCGACGACTTGGGTATGCCGATTGGCGTTGACGTTTCATTTGATGAACCCCCAGGATCGTTTTAAGGATTCACATGACTTTGAGCAACACTCCTAGCAGCCCGTTGAACGCGATCGCCGATGAGGCGCTCGGTCTTGCCCCCGCAGCGAACACCACGCCGGCCGATGCGCCGGCTGACGCCGGCAAGCCGACCTTCGCGTCGCTCGGGCTGTCCGCGGACGTCGTCTCGGCGTTGACCGCCGCCGGCTACGAGCACCCGACGCCGGTTCAACAGCGCGCGGTGCCCGCCGGGATCGCCGGGCGCGACCTGCTGGTTTCGAGCCCGACGGGCTCGGGCAAGACCGCCGCCTTCATGCTGCCGGCTATCGAGCGTTTCTCCCAGCTGCAAAAAGCCCAGGCAAGCCAGCCGCGCGAGCCGCGCCCGGCCGACGGTGGCCGCGGCCGCCGTCCGCAGCCGGTCGCACGTCCGACCATGCTGGTGCTGACCCCCACGCGCGAACTCGCGATGCAGGTCACGACCGCCGCGGCAACGTACGGCAAGCACCTGAAGCGGCTGCGCACCGTCAGCATTCTCGGCGGCGTCGCCTACGGCCAGCAGCTGATGCTGCTCGCGAAGAACCCGGAAATCCTCGTGGCCACGCCGGGCCGTCTGATCGACCATCTCGAACGCGGCCGCATCGATCTGTCGCAACTGCAGATTCTCGTGCTCGACGAAGCCG
Protein-coding regions in this window:
- the tsaB gene encoding tRNA (adenosine(37)-N6)-threonylcarbamoyltransferase complex dimerization subunit type 1 TsaB, whose translation is MTQTVLLALDTSTEFCSAALLSASVDAIGQPTAEPRIWLRHEQTGAVSSTRLLPAIRELFDEAGLALADCDAIAFGSGPGSFTGLRTATGVAQGLAFGLNLPVVPVGTLLACAESARLRDPSATRVLAALDARMDEIYWADYAWDDAQHEWRTVQTASLDAPDRLALPDVPFTLAGNAAAAFGERLPAAAAARRIDGDALPHAVPLAYAALRAFHAGRTVRADQAAPDYVRDKVAQTTAERIAEKAARAEQAASSARDGARGHTSGDKASP
- a CDS encoding acyl-CoA-binding protein, with amino-acid sequence MTDINTQFAQAQQDVQQLPERPGNLTLLRLYALFKQGSEGDVQGDKPGFTDIVGKYKYDAWAALKGTAPDAAKQQYVELVESLKSGTAA
- a CDS encoding DUF1853 family protein, whose protein sequence is MPSSIQFSTPFNLPREPLRDAAVRDLAWLLLSPDLLRPQPPLGVLANPFETAQEWQATIDWLYALDTNPDPLHRDLAATRITRLGRYAERLLGWFLQHGPAARLVAAGVALRHAGVTLGECDFLVESHEGARLHWELAVKCYLHAGNVCSTSNTSNADDSTPARLADYVGPNLKDRFDLKLAHLLNHQLPLSARDEFASTGYAGAWTPQMFVKGWLFYRHGETPADAPELDPAHGRGWWVTRGDWPAFALAHARMWRALPRLEWLAPRLTMQREQPGAADASYVDALTLAASTSNQPGPVMVAAFVEDHAGNLIERSRGFIVPDEWPEQARRYARQ
- the rimI gene encoding ribosomal protein S18-alanine N-acetyltransferase produces the protein MSGVLLTDRYMSPMTESDLDEVAAIEKLAYEFPWSRGNFGDSLRNGYFGVCLRHVTGALIGYCVLMPVVDEMHLLNLCVTPQAQGAGAGLALLREAVRITRAEKLEGLLLEVRPSNHRAIRLYERFGFASIGRRKNYYPARHRSREDAIVMRYSFAMEGADGAA
- the thiD gene encoding bifunctional hydroxymethylpyrimidine kinase/phosphomethylpyrimidine kinase, producing the protein MTQPIPNVLTIAGSDSGGGAGIQADLKAFSALSAYGASVITALTAQNTRGVTAIHAPDAGFITAQLDAVFDDIRIDAVKIGMLANAPIARAVADALRRHKPKHIVLDTVMISKSNHALLLPDAVAAVRDELLPLADLLTPNLPEAAALLGTQCAADEAGMVEQGEALRALGARAVLMKGGHLSAADSPDWLVQDSGTLRLGGPRVPVKNTHGTGCTLSSAIAALIPQRADLASAVADAKVYLTGALQASERLDVGSGVGPVHHFHRWW
- a CDS encoding uracil-DNA glycosylase, whose amino-acid sequence is MALHESVLEEFGLSPLWVRRGIAAREVAGDAQTADHAEAAPASDIAHGAHDAPAEAAEAVAHIQRAETATPPVRESMRESMRSPADTREPPTQREPAPSHSRYEDDAPRQPSSQQPQPSPEPSNLDIPPDDDFAWFDDPSASAPASAFTSAEARHDAPMLPAIHTLDWDALGERVAACQACRLCEKRTNTVFGVGDRDADWMLIGEAPGENEDRQGEPFVGQAGKLLDNMLHSLALARGTNVYIANVIKCRPPGNRNPQPDEVARCEPYLQRQVSLVKPKLIVALGRFAAQSLLKTEASISSLRGRVHTYEGVPVIVTYHPAYLLRSLPDKAKAWADLCLARDTWLKGGGAPSSEAE